In a genomic window of Wyeomyia smithii strain HCP4-BCI-WySm-NY-G18 chromosome 1, ASM2978416v1, whole genome shotgun sequence:
- the LOC129722275 gene encoding serine-arginine protein 55 isoform X6, producing MVGSRVYVGGLPYGVRERDLERFFKGYGRTRDILIKNGYGFVEFEDYRDADDAVYELNGKELLGERVVVEPARGTARGPGGRREHDRYDRYDRRGGRYDKNSSRYGPPLRTEYRLIVENLSSRVSWQATLVS from the exons ATGGTTGGTTCACGAGTCTACGTAGGAGGTCTACCGTACGGGGTACGCGAACGtgatttagagcgatttttcAAAGGCTACGGTAGAACCCGCGATATCTTGATTAAAAATGGATATGGTTTTGTG GAATTCGAAGATTACCGAGATGCAGATGATGCTGTATATGAGTTAAATGGGAAAGAGTTACTTGGGGAAAG AGTGGTCGTTGAACCGGCTCGAGGAACAGCACGTGGACCTGGTGGTCGTCGCGAGCACGACCGTTACGATCGCTATGATCGTCGTGGAGGACGCTATGATAA GAACAGTTCGCGTTATGGACCCCCACTGAGGACCGAATACCGCCTGATTGTGGAGAATCTCTCGTCCCGTGTGAGCTGGCAG GCAACCCTCGTTTCATAA
- the LOC129722275 gene encoding serine-arginine protein 55 isoform X5 produces MVGSRVYVGGLPYGVRERDLERFFKGYGRTRDILIKNGYGFVEFEDYRDADDAVYELNGKELLGERVVVEPARGTARGPGGRREHDRYDRYDRRGGRYDKNSSNSRNSSRYGPPLRTEYRLIVENLSSRVSWQATLVS; encoded by the exons ATGGTTGGTTCACGAGTCTACGTAGGAGGTCTACCGTACGGGGTACGCGAACGtgatttagagcgatttttcAAAGGCTACGGTAGAACCCGCGATATCTTGATTAAAAATGGATATGGTTTTGTG GAATTCGAAGATTACCGAGATGCAGATGATGCTGTATATGAGTTAAATGGGAAAGAGTTACTTGGGGAAAG AGTGGTCGTTGAACCGGCTCGAGGAACAGCACGTGGACCTGGTGGTCGTCGCGAGCACGACCGTTACGATCGCTATGATCGTCGTGGAGGACGCTATGATAA AAATAGTAGCAATTCCAGGAACAGTTCGCGTTATGGACCCCCACTGAGGACCGAATACCGCCTGATTGTGGAGAATCTCTCGTCCCGTGTGAGCTGGCAG GCAACCCTCGTTTCATAA
- the LOC129731876 gene encoding uncharacterized protein LOC129731876 produces MQLPCQDNPHKQNDLTLSVWKVCNQIRHLLDSQQRSELRQFLQKHDPYLSGIIQGYEFVNVLKCILKQCLSGNEICQLAEYFQTSDSAGVAYRQFLDLITDDGLHTSKTQRTLSASEHRRLALVLMGIAQALRFREQVLRPYFEDYDLIAQNGGSVTAAYFKRVLYFLGITLGQYEWELMFKRFTTDSYKIDYESFVEEIDQLFRYLDSRGPIERQCDENVPPKVITVEQPKIDRPEVGVMNLSQILCKEIAHHPCLQPSREKRNFQTLINHIKKHIWENRVRTREFFEQFDAFGCGWISRSQFVRSMDAIGLSGLHRLPLTDCEVSTICDHYQDIGDANRIRWERFTDEIDEVFTVQNLDKGPLLEFEVPPEEIRELPREGELKKEQHNQVVRDLAEDVVLCVRTLVRGRRIFIRPVFEDFDPHHNGHVSRSQVGEALSILGIVITEEQIYALCQRYSDDLGFNYVKFFRDVDPMPTINSAYQDLQTRLKLVNASSQEGNPHPHECDIVRVLAKVKGQAVRQKLRIADFMRGFDPLNHFRITVDQFERGLSIASIILTPTEVATLAKTFKTPLGETIDYKRFCDTVAEVDYQCQLEKSPLLVPLQHFPSEDGPHNHLSFEERVIFSQTLQKLAHSADVVSNLRPLFQDFDRQRLGVVNRNQLIRSFAARDLHTAISSREFEVLCKGFAVQIGYRQEVNYRALLASLDYLYANRENHPF; encoded by the exons ATGCAACTTCCATGTCAGGATAATCCGCATAAGCAG aatgaCCTCACACTGTCCGTCTGGAAAGTGTGCAATCAGATACGGCACTTGCTCGACTCCCAGCAACGTTCAGAACTACGACAATTCCTTCAAAAGCATGACCCCTATTTGTCCGGTATCATACAGGGCTACGAATTTGTAAACGTCCTTAAATGCATACTGAAGCAATGCTTATCTGGAAACGAAATTTGTCAGCTGGCCGAATATTTTCAAACGTCCGATTCAGCAGGGGTTGCTTATCGACAATTTCTTGACCTCATAACGGACGACGGTTTGCACACATCGAAAACCCAACGGACACTATCCGCTAGCGAGCATCGCCGGCTGGCACTGGTGCTGATGGGAATCGCTCAAGCGTTGCGTTTTCGAGAGCAAGTTCTTCGACCATATTTTGAAGACTACGATCTGATTGCTCAGAATGGTGGTTCAGTTACCGCCGCCTATTTCAAGCGTGTTTTGTACTTTCTGGGCATTACACTTGGTCAATACGAATGGGAATTAATGTTCAAAAGATTCACTACTGATAGTTATAAAATTGACTACGAATCGTTCGTTGAGGAAATCGATCAACTGTTTAGATATCTCGATAGTCGAGGTCCGATCGAACGACAGTGCGATGAAAATGTTCCTCCGAAAGTCATTACCGTCGAACAACCAAAAATCGACCGACCGGAAGTTGGTGTTATGAATTTGTCACAGATTCTTTGTAAAGAAATAGCCCATCACCCATGTTTGCAGCCATCGCGAGAGAAGCGCAACTTTCAAacattgataaatcacatcaaAAAACACATCTGGGAAAATCGAGTGCGCACGCGGGAGTTTTTCGAACAATTCGATGCTTTTGGATGTGGATGGATAAGCCGAAGTCAGTTCGTTCGATCTATGGATGCAATTGGACTATCGGGACTACATCGGCTACCGTTAACGGACTGTGAGGTGAGCACAATCTGCGATCACTACCAGGATATAGGGGATGCCAACAGAATACGGTGGGAACGGTTTACGGATGAAATTGATGAGGTGTTCACGGTACAGAATTTAGATAAGGGTCCATTACTAGAATTTGAAGTGCCTCCAGAGGAAATCCGCGAATTGCCTCGTGAAGGTGAACTAAAAAAGGAGCAGCACAATCAGGTAGTTCGTGATTTGGCGGAAGACGTGGTCCTATGTGTTAGAACGCTGGTGAGAGGCAGGCGAATTTTCATACGTCCGGTATTTGAAGATTTCGATCCCCATCATAATGGACATGTTTCGCGCAGCCAAGTAGGGGAAGCGCTGTCGATATTAGGAATCGTCATAACGGAAGAGCAAATTTATGCTCTGTGTCAGCGGTACAGCGATGATTTAGGGTTCAATTATGTGAAATTTTTTAGGGATGTTGATCCGATGCCAACAATCAACTCAGCG TATCAAGATTTACAAACTCGGTTAAAACTAGTGAACGCTTCGAGTCAGGAAGGGAATCCTCACCCTCACGAGTGCGATATTGTTCGTGTTCTCGCCAAAGTCAAAGGTCAGGCTGTCCGCCAAAAGCTACGCATTGCGGATTTCATGCGGGGTTTTGATCCGCTTAATCATTTTCGTATAACAGTCGATCAATTCGAACGCGGTCTTTCGATCGCTTCTATAATTCTAACACCAACGGAAGTCGCAACGCTGGCCAAGACTTTCAAGACACCCCTGGGCGAAACGATAGATTACAAACGATTCTGCGACACTGTTGCCGAGGTTGACTATCAATGTCAACTGGAAAAGTCCCCCTTGCTGGTTCCATTGCAGCACTTTCCCTCCGAGGATGGCCCCCATAACCATTTGAGTTTCGAAGAACGCGTTATTTTTTCACAAACCTTGCAAAAGCTAGCGCATTCTGCGGATGTTGTGAGCAATTTACGCCCGCTCTTTCAGGACTTTGACCGCCAACGATTAGGCGTAGTAAACCGAAATCAACTCATACGGTCATTCGCCGCACGTGACCTGCATACGGCCATTTCTAGCCGAGAGTTTGAAGTGCTATGTAAAGGTTTTGCTGTTCAAATAG GTTACAGACAAGAAGTAAACTATCGAGCACTGCTTGCGTCGCTAGATTATCTTTATGCGAACCGCGAAAATCACCCGTTCTGA
- the LOC129727839 gene encoding lysosomal acid phosphatase: protein MPWDCWQKGKRGMTASVVFLGSICLSVMLAYLVFGDSTDEEGLRTLRMIAIMFRHGDRSPTEFYPNDPHRNHPWTGGLGALSERGSQQMYNLGKNLRPRYYRLLPPNGLYSKDHMYIASSYAERCIMSAQSFMAGFIPPLENNNPLSIPWQPAAINTLPRDRDTILAQKKACPRYEQSLQRLMSYPPKDIRDLNEKNAALYKTLSLSTGKNISTILDVELLYNTLEIEKNAGLELPDWTETIFPEKMLPLAERSLALFTETPLMKKIKGGAIVSELLDNMLRKRAGILMPERSIFVYSGHDVTLVNLMRALGVIDQTTGKPDFAATIVFELHHSITFDDDFEVKVVYYFNSDDKYPKELSIPNCGNPCSLTKYSQLMETIHVKSYDELCQLV, encoded by the exons ATGCCCTGGGACTGTTGGCAGAAAGGAAAACGCGGTATGACCGCGTCCGTGGTTTTCCTTGGATCGATCTGCCTGTCAGTGATGCTAGCCTACCTGGTGTTCGGCGACAGTACTGATGAAGAAGGCCTTCGTACTCTTCGCATGATCGCGATTATGTTTCGACACGGTGATCGCTCGCCAACCGAATTTTATCCCAATGATCCCCATCGCAACCATCCGTGGACTGGAGGATTAGGAGCCTTATCGGAG AGAGGATCTCAACAAATGTACAATTTAGGCAAGAACTTAAGACCGCGCTATTATCGTTTGCTGCCTCCTAACGGCCTATACTCGAAGGATCACATGTACATTGCTAGTAGTTATGCCGAAAGATGTATAATGAGTGCCCAGAGCTTCATGGCTGGGTTCATACCTCCGCTGGAGAACAACAATCCACTTTCTATTCCTTGGCAGCCGGCAGCGATTAACACATTGCCCCGAGATCGTGACACG ATTCTTGCTCAAAAGAAAGCATGCCCGCGCTACGAGCAATCGCTTCAACGTTTGATGTCCTACCCTCCCAAGGACATACGAGATTTGAACGAGAAAAATGCTGCTCTGTACAAAACATTGAGTCTGTCTACAGGAAAG AACATTAGTACAATTTTGGACGTGGAACTACTGTACAACACGCTGGAGATTGAAAAGAATGCCGGACTCGAACTGCCCGACTGGACCGAAACGATTTTTCCGGAGAAAATGCTACCGCTAGCAGAACGCAGTTTAGCTCTCTTCACCGAAACACctctgatgaaaaaaatcaaggGCGGAGCGATCGTGAGTGAACTCTTGGACAATATGCTACGCAAACGGGCTGGTATTCTGATGCCCGAACGGTCAATTTTCGTTTACTCAGGACACGATGTAACGTTGGTTAATCTGATGCGGGCACTAGGCGTGATCGATCAGACCACCGGGAAGCCAGATTTTGCCGCGACGATCGTGTTTGAGCTACACCACAGCATCACCTTTGATGACGATTTCGAGGTGAAGGTGGTGTACTATTTCAATAGTGACGATAAGTACCCGAAGGAGTTGAGTATTCCGAACTGCGGCAATCCGTGCTCGTTAACGAAATACAGTCAGCTGATGGAAACGATCCACGTCAAGAGTTACGATGAGCTATGTCAGTTAGTTTAG
- the LOC129724238 gene encoding kanadaptin, giving the protein MADDETTFKKPSFDPKVLGKIKKPDLPASTADTSVASSSDERSSKDKEQHLTSDASEIPPIPYKEPSWSRKCDFSLNYGLEVLKNGVIIEEVKHLQNKAYWLFGRLPNCDINMAHPTISRYHAILQYKSPPEATSDDSDEEDKPKHVTVEPGWYLYDLNSTHGTYLNKQRLTPNTYVRVRVGYMVKLGSSSRTYILQGPSEDSDDPSELTITELKQQRQQKEQLQREMAEIERQEKERIAKLKEEEGINWGMAEDADEETDLTHNPYAVSNNEELFLDDPKKTLRGYFEREGHDLDYRLEELSAGTYVCKVELPVDDDFGRPIVAEASHKGKKKEVVIQCALEACRILDRYGLLRQATHEPRRRHKKTSDSDEDDFLDRTGDIERRRQRKQTKSSTEVHTYEDLIRRESELLERLEELEGKIERHQMIEKGTRLPENDEDVDDFLTKLSEDKPYDKFEIRRLRLEKDRLMKDHVTLQKLIKIAKPVDLSGMSQQPGGSRDSKEHFKNKMMPLFGKRNKLSKSFGIKKSDIKVGGSTSAYGEEIEEDEEEQTSKLEVQSKPKESSKRTLGPSFNPELLEVHRKKSTQSEVIEQVPSQDTVSSSSVQLAEAEPMDVKTGKRKSEPLAADSDSVPDAGEVVASKKKRNRPRGRERNRDNVDIDDSEELQSEEKNIEWVPPENQSGDGITSLNEKFGY; this is encoded by the exons ATGGCAGATGATGAGACTACTTTTAAAAAACCGTCGTTTGACCCGAAGGTgcttggaaaaattaaaaaaccagATTTACCGGCAAGTACAGCCGATACATCCGTCGCGTCATCTTCGGACGAGCGATCCAGCAAGGACAAGGAGCAACATTTGACCAGTGATGCAAGTGAAATTCCCCCGATTCCATACAAAGAGCCGAGCTGGTCTCGCAAGTGTGACTTTTCGCTGAACTATGGACTAGAAGTACTGAAAAATGGTGTCATAATCGAAGAAGTGAAGCATCTTCAGAATAAGGCATACTGGTTGTTTGGACGATTGCCGAACTGTGACATTAACATGGCCCATCCAACAATTTCGAGATATCACGCAATTTTACAGTACAAAAGTCCGCCAGAAGCAACAAGCGATGATTCGGATGAGGAGGATAAACCGAAGCATGTAACGGTTGAACCAGGATGGTACTTGTACGATCTTAATAGTACTCACGGCACTTATCTGAACAAGCAACGTTTAACACCAAACACCTACGTTAGAGTTAGGGTAGGTTACATGGTTAAGCTTGGTTCAAGCTCCCGAACGTATATCTTACAAGGACCATCCGAGGACAGTGACGACCCATCCGAACTGACTATCACCGAGCTAAAACAACAGCGCCAGCAAAAGGAACAACTTCAACGTGAGATGGCAGAAATTGAACGGCAGGAGAAGGAACGTATCGCAAAACTGAAAGAAGAAGAGGGCATTAACTGGGGAATGGCAGAGGATGCAGACGAAGAAACCGATTTGACGCACAATCCCTACGCAGTGTCTAATAATGAGGAATTGTTCCTAGATGATCCGAAGAAAACACTTCGTGGTTACTTCGAGCGTGAAGGACATGATTTGGATTATCGGTTAGAGGAGCTATCAGCTGGGACGTATGTTTGTAAGGTAGAACTGCCGGTGGACGACGATTTCGGTAGGCCAATTGTCGCGGAAGCGTCTCACAAAGGCAAAAAGAAGGAGGTCGTTATTCAGTGTGCTTTGGAAGCTTGCCGTATTCTGGACCGGTACGGTTTATTGCGACAGGCTACACACG aaCCCCGTCGTCGGCATAAAAAAACGTCGGATTCAGATGAGGACGACTTCCTCGATCGTACAGGAGACATCGAACGTCGTCGGCAAAGAAagcaaacaaaatcatcaacggAGGTTCACACGTATGAGGATCTCATTCGGCGTGAATCAGAATTACTCGAACGACTGGAAGAGTTGGAGGGAAAGATTGAACGCCACCAAATGATTGAGAAGGGCACTCGGCTGCCGGAAAACGATGAAGACGTGGATGACTTTTTGACAAAACTTTCCGAGGACAAGCCGTACGATAAGTTTGAGATTCGGCGCTTGCGATTGGAGAAAGATCGTCTGATGAAAGATCACGTGACGCTGCAAAAACTCATCAAAATAGCCAAACCGGTAGATCTTTCAGGCATGAGTCAACAGCCCGGAGGTTCTAGGGACTCTAAGGAGCATTTTAAGAACAAAATGATGCCTCTATTTGGGAAACGAAACAAACTGAGCAAATCGTTTGGTATTAAAAAGTCGGACATCAAAGTTGGTGGCTCAACTAGCGCCTATGGCGAGGAAATCGAAGAAGACGAGGAAGAGCAAACATCGAAGCTTGAAGTTCAAAGTAAACCCAAAGAGAGTAGCAAGCGAACGCTTGGCCCATCATTCAATCCCGAACTTTTGGAAGTGCACCGCAAAAAGTCTACTCAGTCAGAGGTTATCGAACAAGTTCCTTCTCAGGATACGGTATCCTCGTCTTCAGTTCAGCTGGCGGAGGCCGAACCTATGGATGTGAAGACAGGTAAACGTAAATCTGAACCTCTAGCGGCTGATTCCGACAGTGTGCCGGATGCTGGTGAGGTCGTCGCCAGTAAGAAAAAGCGGAATCGCCCGAGAGGGCGTGAACGCAATCGGGACAATGTTGACATTGACGACAGTGAGGAGTTGCAAAGTGAGGAGAAAAATATCGAATGGGTTCCGCCGGAAAACCAGAGCGGCGACGGAATTACTTCGCTTAACGAAAAATTTGGGTATTGA
- the LOC129717537 gene encoding uncharacterized protein LOC129717537, giving the protein MSEHGEARGGHMGTRVGATAPIEHHHFQGSIEDIDRQLEALDQESDSDSESLEELEACENIEVVNRASGSGDGSEDISGPPLDVTVRYTICLFCKKPFQLKKELKKHLFEHMKNLKPMKEKKIVEKKFKCHKCFKTYTEMARAEKHMTKCKKVSKLLLDMSNTTPDGSRILGGGADYEGDKKKSGKFREPTSPRSLVFDPESEQDERWEHRERNPVVHFDERALARGTSTDESPTSPPAVGSGKGGSGGGGSYFQQYQRYETRKEE; this is encoded by the exons ATGAGCGAACACGGAGAAGCTCGTGGTGGCCACATGGGCACAAGAGTTGGTGCAACAGCCCCAATTGAGCACCACCACTTCCAGGGCAGCATAGAGGATATCGATAGACAGCTGGAAGCACTCGACCAGGAGAGTGATTCGGATTCTGAATCACTAGAAGAGCTGGAAGCTTGCGAGAACATCGAAGTGGTCAACAGAGCCAGCGGATCAGGGGACGGCAGCGAGGACATTTCCGGGCCGCCCCTGGATGTAACAGTTCGGTATACAATCTGTTTATTTTGCAAAAAGCCTTTTCAGTTGAAAAAAGAGTTGAAGAAGCATCTGTTTGAGCAcatgaaaaatttgaaaccGATGAAGGAGAAAAAGATAGTGGAGAAGAAGTTTAAATGCCACAAATGCTTCAAAACGTACACCGAAATGGCACGCGCCGAAAAGCACATGACAAAGTGCAAGAAGGTTTCGAAGTTGCTGCTAGATATGAGCAATACTACACCGGACGGCAGTCGAATACTCGGTGGCGGGGCCGACTACGAAGGCGACAAGAAAAAGAGTGGAAAGTTCCGAGAGCCTACATCGCCGAGATCGCTGGTTTTCGATCCGGAATCGGAACAAGACGAACGGTGGGAGCACCGAGAACGGAATCCGGTAGTGCACTTCGACGAACGAGCCCTCGCCCGTGGTACCAGCACAGACGAGTCACCAACTTCTCCGCCAGCCGTTGGCAGCGGTAAAGGTGGAAGTGGCGGCGGTGGTTCATATTTTCAGCAGTATCAACGGT ATGAAACACGAAAGGAGGAGTGA